A genomic window from Anthonomus grandis grandis chromosome 4, icAntGran1.3, whole genome shotgun sequence includes:
- the LOC126735213 gene encoding uncharacterized protein LOC126735213 → MTSVSAKYIKFIQTGLDLNEVESATEELENENSGSFLGLIKKICIHEKTGVEHRLVLKIAPRDPAIRVARPIALAFNREYEIYSKILPELENFQTLHKISAPFTGYARFYGGSIQEGDETILMEDLSFKGFKCHNEYDGMNFKHMSLMFEEYAKLHAASLALGYKDPGKFKELTASLEQNIFQIREAKNPERYNLLRQTVTEMGKRAIKSNKQAERAHKKFTELFPDFWKNYTGNPEKEILVISHGDCHPNNMLFAYKNEVNVDPKKICFIDWQLSSKETPIHDLSFALCGCASKEALSRIDDLFGIYHKTLAQNLREFGCNPEKIFSYEDFHEHWKRHFLYGLYRGQMTLKLILMSPRQKQEAAKFPSILDILANDSLSNPTFTQRMQDLFEILGERWLKH, encoded by the exons aaaatttatccaGACTGGCTTGGACCTTAATGAAGTGGAAAGTGCTACTGAAGAGCTTGAAAATG aaaactctgGCAGCTTCCTtggtctaataaaaaaaatatgtattcatGAGAAAACTGGCGTTGAACATAGGTTAGTACTAAAAATAGCCCCTCGAGACCCGGCCATAAGGGTGGCAAGACCAATCGCCTTAGCTTTTAATAGAGAATATGAAATTTACAGTAAAATCCTGCCAGAACTGGAAAATTTCCAA ACTCTACATAAAATATCAGCTCCATTTACTGGATATGCTCGATTTTATGGAGGCTCTATTCAAGAAGGAGATGAAACGATTCTAATGGAAGATCTTAGCTTTAAAGGGTTCAAATGTCATAACGAATATGATGGTATGAACTTTAAGCATATGAGTCTAATGTTTGAGGAATATGCAAAGTTACATGCTGCTTCCTTAGCTTTAGG atacaAAGATCCTGGTAAGTTTAAAGAACTCACAGCCAGTTTAGagcaaaacatttttcaaataagagAAGCCAAGAACCCCGAGCGTTACAATCTTCTACGACAAACAGTGACAGAAATGGGAAAAAGAGCTATAAAGAGCAACAAACAGGCCGAAAGAGCTCATAAGAAGTTTACCGAATTATTTCCagatttctggaaaaattatacGGGGAATCCTGAGAAGGAGATTCTTGTGATAAGTCATGGAGATTGTCATCcaaataatatgttatttgcatataaaaat GAAGTCAATGTGGATCCTAAGAAAATTTGTTTCATAGATTGGCAACTTTCTTCCAAAGAAACTCCGATTCACGATCTGAGTTTTGCTCTATGTGGTTGCGCCTCTAAGGAAGCTCTTAGTCGTATTGATGATCTTTTTGGAATATACCATAAAACTTTAGCACAAAATTTGAGGGAATTTGGGTGTAATCCTGaaaaa ATATTCAGTTATGAAGATTTCCACGAGCACTGGAAAAGGCATTTCCTCTATGGACTATACAGAGGCCAGATGACGTTAAAGTTGATCCTGATGAGTCCAAGACAAAAACAAGAAGCCGCAAAATTCCCATCAATATTGGACATATTAGCAAACGATTCCCTATCAAATCCCACCTTTACTCAACGAATGCAGGATCTTTTTGAAATCCTTGGAGAACGTTGGCTGAAACACtaa